In Palaeococcus ferrophilus DSM 13482, the following proteins share a genomic window:
- a CDS encoding lipoate--protein ligase family protein produces the protein MRFIPLIVSRPEIQMAIDEAIMRARMEGKVEDTVRLYVFKPSSITIGRFQSVEHDVDLERAEELGIPVVRRITGGGSVFHDEYGEVTYSVVVGEELHPELKDIHKSYRLLASPLVEALRELGLKAEFSGLNDIVANGRKISGSAQTRRKGVILQHGTFMYRTRLDILSSVLKVSKEKLKDKGIGSIWERVTTLEREGVTITMMEAYDLLRRKFFEEFPLEEGELTDYELSLVEKILEERYARDEWNRMK, from the coding sequence ATGCGCTTCATCCCCCTCATCGTTTCGAGGCCGGAGATACAGATGGCCATAGATGAGGCCATAATGCGCGCCCGGATGGAGGGTAAGGTTGAGGACACTGTGAGGCTCTACGTCTTCAAGCCAAGTTCCATAACCATTGGAAGGTTCCAGAGTGTCGAGCACGACGTTGACCTCGAGAGGGCGGAGGAGCTGGGAATTCCAGTGGTGAGGCGCATAACCGGTGGCGGGAGCGTCTTCCACGACGAGTACGGGGAGGTAACGTATTCGGTGGTCGTCGGCGAGGAGCTTCATCCTGAACTTAAGGATATCCATAAGAGCTACCGCCTCCTGGCTTCACCGCTCGTGGAGGCCCTTAGGGAGCTCGGGCTCAAGGCGGAGTTCTCCGGCCTGAACGACATCGTTGCCAACGGCCGGAAGATAAGCGGCTCGGCACAGACGAGGAGGAAGGGTGTAATCCTCCAGCACGGGACGTTCATGTACCGCACGAGGCTTGACATATTATCCTCCGTCCTCAAGGTGTCGAAGGAGAAGCTGAAGGACAAGGGAATCGGGAGCATCTGGGAGAGGGTAACAACGCTCGAGCGCGAGGGGGTAACGATTACGATGATGGAGGCCTACGACCTCCTCAGGAGGAAGTTCTTCGAGGAGTTTCCGCTGGAGGAGGGGGAGCTCACGGACTACGAGCTCTCACTGGTGGAGAAGATACTCGAGGAGAGGTACGCGAGGGACGAGTGGAACCGCATGAAGTGA
- a CDS encoding cation diffusion facilitator family transporter yields MEGVYRPIILSIFGNVLLAGVKVGVGLLYSSIALISDGVHSLSDTITSVIGYVGLKISSKPADKGHPFGHSRFESLFAFFIGLALLLVAYEIARDAIGRIGRGLSIEVNAVMLSVTLLSILSKEAMARYSLSVGKRLGNQILVADAHHHRSDALSSVAVLVGLILQRAGFNYGDALAGLVVALLVAKAAVEITLTNVNYLTGTSPPFEVCERIKEVALGVEGVQGVHDLRAHYVGPRLHVELHIEIPPEMTLKEAHDVSEEVKRRIEGMEEVETAFVHVDIKGVTE; encoded by the coding sequence ATGGAAGGGGTTTACAGGCCCATCATCCTTAGCATATTTGGAAACGTTCTCCTGGCAGGAGTTAAGGTAGGGGTGGGCCTCCTCTACTCGAGCATAGCCCTGATTTCTGACGGTGTCCACTCCCTCTCGGATACGATAACGAGCGTCATAGGCTACGTCGGCCTGAAAATCTCCTCCAAACCTGCAGATAAGGGGCATCCCTTCGGCCACTCACGCTTCGAATCGCTCTTCGCCTTTTTCATAGGCCTCGCCCTCCTTCTCGTCGCCTACGAGATAGCGCGGGACGCTATAGGGCGCATAGGGAGGGGCCTCTCGATAGAGGTAAACGCGGTGATGCTCTCCGTGACGCTCCTTTCAATCCTCTCAAAGGAGGCCATGGCGCGTTATTCGCTCTCCGTGGGGAAGAGGCTTGGAAACCAGATACTGGTTGCGGACGCCCACCACCACCGGAGCGACGCTTTATCTTCAGTGGCGGTGCTCGTAGGACTTATTCTCCAGAGGGCGGGCTTCAATTACGGAGATGCTCTGGCCGGTTTGGTTGTGGCGCTATTGGTGGCGAAGGCGGCCGTGGAGATAACCCTCACCAACGTGAACTACCTCACGGGAACCTCTCCCCCCTTTGAGGTCTGCGAGAGGATAAAGGAGGTTGCCCTGGGTGTTGAAGGAGTTCAGGGCGTCCACGATTTGAGAGCGCACTACGTCGGTCCAAGGCTCCACGTGGAGCTGCACATCGAAATACCGCCGGAGATGACGCTTAAAGAGGCCCACGACGTCAGCGAGGAGGTAAAGAGAAGGATTGAAGGGATGGAAGAGGTCGAGACCGCCTTCGTCCACGTGGACATAAAGGGCGTTACTGAGTGA
- a CDS encoding type II toxin-antitoxin system PemK/MazF family toxin produces the protein MKTRPALVLSSESFNRKSNSLIVAQITSNLKSGFKELNVLVVDEDLDRYPGTRPIIPSIVKPYVIFSVNKRMVIKRIGLLREGKLAEVYENLMNVLDLTQ, from the coding sequence GTGAAGACTAGGCCGGCCCTTGTCCTTTCAAGCGAGAGCTTCAACAGGAAGAGCAACTCACTTATAGTTGCCCAGATAACCTCCAACCTGAAAAGCGGTTTTAAAGAACTCAACGTCCTTGTAGTGGACGAAGACCTTGACAGGTATCCCGGAACAAGGCCCATAATACCTAGCATCGTCAAGCCCTACGTGATCTTCTCGGTCAACAAAAGGATGGTCATCAAGAGAATTGGCCTCCTGCGGGAGGGAAAGCTCGCCGAGGTCTATGAAAACCTTATGAATGTGCTCGACCTCACTCAGTAA
- a CDS encoding radical SAM protein produces the protein MSKEKRKLKIYIPGIKFPSISLTGNACALNCAHCGRHYLEGMRKPSGRELLDYCLNLEREGYTGCLLSGGMDGRLKVPLDFYADEIREIKRRTGLRLNAHVGFIDENDLEWVKWVDAVSLDFVGDDDVIRRVYKIDKTVDDYLRILDLLTEAGVRIAPHITIGLDFGRVHWEYRAIDALVQYPIDVLVLDVLIPTKGTEMEGISAPSVEESLKVVRYARERFEGELSIGCMRPLGRWRLEFDRGAILAGVDRITNPPRKVIEWAKTVRDVEILYECCVM, from the coding sequence ATGTCTAAAGAAAAGAGAAAGCTCAAAATCTACATTCCGGGCATCAAATTCCCCTCAATCTCGCTCACCGGGAACGCCTGCGCGCTGAACTGCGCCCACTGCGGGAGGCACTACCTCGAGGGCATGAGGAAACCAAGCGGAAGGGAGCTTCTGGACTACTGCCTCAACCTTGAGAGGGAAGGTTACACCGGCTGTCTTTTGAGCGGCGGTATGGATGGGCGATTAAAGGTTCCCCTCGACTTCTACGCGGACGAGATAAGGGAGATAAAGCGGAGGACGGGCTTGAGGCTCAACGCCCACGTCGGTTTCATTGACGAGAACGATTTGGAGTGGGTGAAGTGGGTTGATGCAGTTTCCCTCGACTTCGTTGGCGATGACGACGTGATAAGGCGCGTTTATAAGATAGACAAGACCGTTGATGACTACCTCAGAATCCTCGACCTTCTGACGGAGGCAGGGGTGAGGATTGCACCCCACATCACGATAGGCCTCGACTTTGGGAGGGTTCACTGGGAGTACAGGGCCATAGATGCCCTCGTTCAGTACCCCATAGACGTTCTGGTTCTTGACGTCCTCATACCGACGAAGGGGACGGAGATGGAGGGGATTTCAGCTCCTTCCGTTGAGGAGAGCCTTAAAGTTGTGCGCTACGCGAGGGAGCGCTTCGAAGGGGAGCTCAGCATAGGCTGCATGCGGCCCCTTGGTAGATGGAGGCTTGAATTCGACAGGGGGGCGATTTTAGCCGGTGTTGACAGGATAACCAACCCGCCGAGAAAGGTCATCGAGTGGGCGAAAACCGTCAGGGACGTTGAGATACTCTACGAGTGCTGCGTGATGTGA